One Ictalurus furcatus strain D&B chromosome 21, Billie_1.0, whole genome shotgun sequence genomic region harbors:
- the sec13 gene encoding protein SEC13 homolog encodes MVSVINTVDTSHEDMIHDAQMDYYGTRLATCSSDRSVKIFDVKNGGQILVADLRGHEGPVWQVAWAHPTYGNILASCSYDRKVIIWKEENGTWDKMYKYTGHNSSVNSICWGPYDFGLILACGSSDGAISILTYTGDGQWDIKKINNAHTIGCNAVSWAPAVVPGSLIDQPTGQKPNYVKRFVSGGCDNLVKLWKEEDGQWKEDQKLEAHSDWVRDVGWAPSIGLPTSTIASCSQDGRVFIWTCDDPSGNTWTAKLLHKFNDVVWHVSWSITGNILAVSGGDNKVTLWKESVGGQWACISDVNKGQGAVTSITDGQQNEQ; translated from the exons ATG GTGTCTGTCATTAACACCGTGGATACCTCCCATGAGGATATGATT catgatgCTCAGATGGACTACTACGGCACGAGACTGGCGACCTGCTCCTCCGATCGATCTGTGAAGATCTTTGATGTTAAGAATGGTGGCCAGATTCTTGTGGCAGACCTGAGGGG ACATGAAGGTCCAGTGTGGCAAGTGGCTTGGGCACATCCCACCTACGGCAACATCCTGGCCTCGTGCTCCTACGACAGAAAAGTGATCATCTGGAAAGAGGAAAACGGGACGTGGGATAAGATGTACAAGTACACGGGCCACAACTCCTCAG TGAACTCTATTTGCTGGGGACCCTATGACTTCGGTTTAATTCTGGCCTGCGGAAGCTCTGACGGTGCCATCTCGATTCTGACCTACACTGGTGATGggcagtgggacatcaagaaGATCAACAATGCCCACACT ATTGGCTGCAATGCAGTGAGCTGGGCTCCAGCTGTTGTTCCAGGCAGCCTCATAGACCAGCCCACAGGACAGAAACCCAACTATGTGAAGAGATTTGTCTCTGGAGGTTGTGACAACTTGGTCAAGCTTTGGAA AGAGGAGGATGGTCAGTGGAAGGAGGACCAGAAGCTGGAGGCCCACAGTGACTGGGTGAGAGATGTAGGCTGGGCTCCGTCTATCGGTCTACCTACCAGCACAATTGCCAGCTGCTCTCAG GATGGTCGCGTATTCATCTGGACATGTGATGATCCCTCCGGAAACACCTGGACCGCTAAACTCCTGCACAAATTCAACGATGTAGTTTGGCACGTCAGCTGGTCCATCACGGGCAACATCCTGGCCGTGTCCGGAGGAGACAACAAG GTGACCCTGTGGAAGGAGTCTGTGGGCGGACAGTGGGCTTGCATTAGCGATGTGAATAAAGGCCAAGGGGCCGTGACCTCCATCACAGACGGCCAGCAGAACGAGCAGTGA
- the LOC128625147 gene encoding uncharacterized protein LOC128625147, with amino-acid sequence MGSASSHLDCLDDEKFCYIKEGGSSDPYQFKRTCVLDSLLAALHTTYLKYPNVKALLDSDELFRELMALLSDGRYVEAKILWVQKLKHVQVDDTRKEMDFYGSVYDHFILLDKLVCEFTDKPNPLKDSHIYKEMLSSFDTSGCEPNVFLSFRKALEDPEDLTLILGNCSSPPLLHFKDEKKRTFVLQFVLLGKNDHMTMCFQSSDNKWHLYDNDTTKPPFQSFDLESMKDYEDRLGGYVNITQVQEHKLSVPETGEAAGTKCFCSGVSSSHLDPVEDMEVEDLSDSVAETGEGLGPKPF; translated from the exons ATGGGAAGTGCAAG TTCCCATTTGGATTGCCTGGATGACGAGAAGTTTTGCTACATTAAAGAAGGGGGTTCTTCTGACCCGTACCAGTTTAAAAGGACATGTGTCTTGGACTCACTTTTGGCTGCTTTGCACACTACATACTTAAAATATCCAAATGTAAAAGCTCTTTTGGATTCAGATGAGCTGTTCAGAGAGCTTATGGCTTTATTAAGTGACGGAAGGTATGTTGAGGCTAAAATTCTTTGGGTGCAGAAGCTGAAACATGTTCAAGTTGATGACACAAGGAAAGAAATGGACTTTTATGGCTCTGTGTATGATCATTTCATTCTGCTTGATAAGCTGGTATGTGAATTCACTGATAAACCAAACCCCCTAAAGGATAGTCACATCTACAAAGAAATGCTCAG CAGTTTTGATACATCTGGCTGTGAaccaaatgtatttttaagCTTTCGGAAGGCTTTGGAAGATCCAGAAGATCTAACTCTCATTCTGGGGAACTGTTCGTCTCCACCACTGCTGCATTTTAAAGATGAGAAGAAAAG GACCTTTGTACTTCAATTTGTGCTGCTTGGGAAAAATGATCACATGACTATGTGCTTCCAGTCCTCCGACAACAAATGGCATCTATATGACAATGACACAACAAAGCCTCCTTTTCAGTCTTTCGACCTTGAGAGTATGAAAGACTATGAAGATCGTTTGGGTGGATACGTCAACATAACCCAAGTGCAGGAACATAAACTTA GTGTTCCTGAGACTGGAGAAGCAGCAGGAACAAAGTGTTTCTGTTCAGGTGTAAGCAGTTCCCACTTGGATCCAGTGGAGGACATGGAAGTGGAAGACCTCTCTGACTCTGTTGCTGAGACTGGAGAAGGACTGGGACCAAAGCCTTTCTAG